Proteins encoded together in one Ictidomys tridecemlineatus isolate mIctTri1 chromosome 3, mIctTri1.hap1, whole genome shotgun sequence window:
- the Agtr1 gene encoding type-1 angiotensin II receptor, which yields MNLNSSIDDGIKRIQDDCPKAGRHNYIFIMIPTLYSIIFVVGIFGNSLVVIVIYFYMKMKTVASVFLLNLALADLCFLLTLPLWAVYTAMEYRWPFGNYLCKIASASVSFNLYASVFLLTCLSIDRYLAIVHPMKSRLRRTMLVAKVTCIIIWLLAGLASLPSVIHRNVFFIENTNVTVCAFHYEANNSIVPVGMGLTKNVLGFIFPFLIILTSYTLIWKALKKAYAIQKNKPRNDDIFKIIMAIVLFFFFSWVPHQIFTFLDVLIQLGVIRNCKISDIVDTAMPITICIAYFNNCLNPLFYGFLGKKFKKYFLQLLKYIPPKPKTHSNLSTKMSTLSYRHSDNLSSSTKKSAPPPFEIE from the coding sequence ATGAACCTCAACTCTTCCATAGATGATGGTATTAAAAGAATCCAAGACGACTGCCCCAAAGCTGGCAGGCACAATTACATATTTATCATGATTCCTACTCTGTACAGCATCATCTTCGTGGTGGGAATATTTGGAAACAGCTTGGTGGTGATCGTCATTTACTTTTACATGAAAATGAAGACCGTGGCCAgtgttttccttttgaatttaGCGTTGGCTGACCTCTGCTTTTTGCTGACATTGCCGCTGTGGGCTGTCTACACTGCTATGGAATACCGCTGGCCCTTTGGCAACTACCTGTGTAAGATTGCTTCGGCCAGCGTCAGTTTCAACCTCTACGCCAGTGTGTTTCTGCTCACGTGTCTCAGTATCGACCGCTACCTGGCCATCGTCCACCCCATGAAATCTCGCCTCCGACGCACAATGCTTGTGGCCAAAGTCACCTGCATCATTATATGGCTGCTGGCCGGCTTGGCCAGTTTGCCATCTGTCATCCACCGAAATGTCTTTTTCATCGAGAACACCAATGTCACGGTTTGTGCTTTCCATTATGAGGCCAACAACTCAATTGTCCCCGTCGGGATGGGCCTGACCAAAAACGTCCTGGgtttcatctttccttttctgattATTCTGACAAGTTACACTCTGATTTGGAAGGCCCTCAAGAAGGCTTATGCCATCCAGAAGAACAAGCCGAGAAATGATGATATCTTTAAGATCATCATGGcaattgtgcttttctttttcttctcctgggTTCCCCACCAAATCTTCACCTTCCTGGATGTGCTGATTCAGCTGGGCGTCATACGCAACTGTAAAATCTCAGATATTGTGGACACAGCCATGCCCATCACCATATGCATTGCTTATTTTAACAATTGCCTCAATCCTCTTTTCTATGGCTTTCtggggaagaaatttaaaaaatattttctccagctTCTGAAATACATTCCCCCAAAGCCCAAGACCCACTCAAATCTATCAACCAAAATGAGCACGCTCTCCTACCGCCACTCCGATAATTTAAGCTCCTCCACCAAGAAGTCGGCGCCACCGCCTTTTGAGATCGAGTGA